The region GATGATAAGTAAATTAAAGGTTATTAACTACATGTTCAGTAATTATTTGTATAAAAACTAATTAAATTTTATTTTATAAAAAATTATAGGATTTGATTAATATATTAAGTTCTAGCGGGTTTGATTCACAAGGGTCTAGATGTATTGGTTGTTTCTCTTAACTCATAATTATAATTAGTAGGAATAATTATTAATAAAGAACTACTAAATATGAATATGGCAATAGAGTAAATGAAGTGTAAATTCTTTTTATATGAGGGTGAATTAGCTAGCATATATTTCTTATTGAAGGGTTTATCTTCATTAATATCCCATTTGATATTTAATCTAGGATCAAATCTCAATAAATCTAAGCATCTTGTTAAGTCAGACAATTCAGAATCATCTAAAATAATTTCTAAAGGCTTAACACCTTTCTTTGTGCTATTGAGTAATAATTTATGACAGTTACCGAAAGGTGATATTGAAACAATTTCTTTCTTAGATATAAATGTTTTACGAATTCCAGAGATATATGATCTTGAATATTGAAGTATTGCTTGCATCAAATTATCTAGATGTTCTTTCTCTCCTTCTAATTGAGTTGAACCAATGATTTTCAGTGTCCATGAAGACAAGATACCGATAGTTTCGTCGG is a window of Prochlorococcus marinus str. MIT 0917 DNA encoding:
- a CDS encoding DUF4335 domain-containing protein, with the translated sequence MINLSYRFDQDSSSLELAGMPDVSNGDADETIGILSSWTLKIIGSTQLEGEKEHLDNLMQAILQYSRSYISGIRKTFISKKEIVSISPFGNCHKLLLNSTKKGVKPLEIILDDSELSDLTRCLDLLRFDPRLNIKWDINEDKPFNKKYMLANSPSYKKNLHFIYSIAIFIFSSSLLIIIPTNYNYELRETTNTSRPL